One Glycine soja cultivar W05 chromosome 7, ASM419377v2, whole genome shotgun sequence genomic window, TAAAACATTCCAGGGAGCTGAAAGAAAAAGTTTGGGGGCGAGGccgaaaaataaaagattaataaatatGGTGTGAACTGTATCTGGTTACGTGACACTAGTGTCACATTCTTTTATTCTTAATGGAAACAAATAAGTAATGGAATTAAGTATAACAGAAGAGACTCGTCTTTAATAAAACATTCAATTGTACTTAACTTTATATTAAGTGTTCAATTCTACTTAAAAAAGATTATGTTCTATGAAAGATACCTGtgaaaaaatggagaaaaagtaggaaacaatatttttttaccctTCGAATTTATCAAGGAAAGAAGAGTTCGCCCATATGATGATCTGAAAACAATTTCTGGAAGCAGGTTATGATAAGAGACAACATAATTATAGAGCAACTAAAAGCCCAAAAATCTCCGTTACTTGTCATTGATTATACTACAACACAATCAATGACaagttttttttacatatagaaTCGAAGACATAGACATTGGAGAATTTACAATAACTTTCAACCAATTGAGTTAAACCTCCTTCATATCAATCCAAAACTTATGACAAACTAGTCATTATCTATTATTTGTATAGCTAAACAAGTACTAATCATAACAAAATAGTAACCACAAAAACAAATAGTCGTTAGACCTGAATATAGTTATAGATGAAGACAGTTGGCttaaattttgttgtttctACTGGGGGAGGGAGCAAGTAAGCAGCAagccataatttttttactaagcaAGCCGTAATTGGCTTAAATAGAGACCAGAATTATCCCAAATCCAAACTATAATCCCCATGTCCATGACATGACAAAATAAGCTACTTACTAGCACATCAAAGCTAGATCACAAAAGAGAtcgatttttctttctttaaaccctgttttatttataatttgtcccTATAAACATTTGACAAAGACCGATGCCACTGCAACCCTTGACTACTTTGGAAAATAGACTAGTGAATTTTGTCACATTATCAAATTAGAGGACAGATGGAATACTCCTATAATATGTACAACGATAATTTTATGTGCAGTCAAAACCACTTCTATTCAGATTGCAGGTGTGTTCATTCACCAAGTACCAAAACTGCAGCCAATGTGTTCTTGAGTGATGACTTCAAGACGATCTTTCATGACAGCCATAGATGAATAAGCTGGGAAACACAGCCGGAAAAAGCATGTGTGAGATGAAGGCAGGCGATCACCAGGTTCAAGGGATCTGTATATGTAGAGTCGGGAAGCCAAACCACGGAAACCTTCAACTGGTAAATATTTTACAGATGtccaaaagaataaaagaaccTTCCTTTGATCTGCTGTCATTCTTCCAACAATCTGTCAAGTGTTTTTCAAcagaaataacataaaaaaagaacaaagtgAGCAGCATCTCTtaacaaaacttaaaatactgaTTATTTGAAAAGCATTCAAGAACTAATTAAAATCCACCCAGCTTTAGTTTTAAAGAGAtcattgataaattaaaaagagacaGGGAAGTTAATATTAACTTATTCAGACTTCTCAACAAAAGACGAAATTATATGCTAGCACTTGGCAATCcacaacataaatatattttggtaTGATATTACTAGTCagcataaaaaaacatatattcaaAATGTATAAAAGCTAGATGCTATCACAATAAGGGCCAAAACTGACAATCATCACCAGAACAATTTTGTTAGTTCGGTtacaaagaaggaaaatatggCTGCAGAACTGACCAGTCTCCTTGCAAACAAGGCATCACAATTACGATTCAGGCTTCAGCAACAAAAATTTTGAGAGATAATGTACAACAGAAGAGAGGTGTTGATAAATAATATGAAGCACATCACAGGTTGAGCCTATCAGGGCTAAAGGAAAGGAATAATTTACACTAACACAGTTGAGGACTCTGGCATACCAGCACGATTGCTGACCAGGTCAGGAAAGAAGTGGATTCCAAGAGCAGTGCAAATAGAAAACAATTCCCTTGGGCAGATGGGAAACATTATAAGTAGCCACCACAGTGATGTTTTCTATGAAGCAATAAGGCAATAAAACCCATTCTGTTTAGTTGATAAAATGGAAACAGAGACTGCCATAAAGAACATCAACATCATGTAGCAGGTACTTGGTAAAAGAGGGgggaaaaaagaagataaaacatAGAGAGACAGACTTTTTGATTCAATAATAGCAGTATGCACATACCTCCCAAAACCAAGATATCTGAATATCTGTCTCTTTATAGCCATTATACTCAGTGTGCGCTTTCCAATCTTCAACAGAAATGGTATCTTCACTCCCATGCAGCATCCAATCAAGATCTTCAAGGTCTAAACTTTGGAAGAAGTACTGCTGGAGCTTTGAGTTTGAAAGAATATCTGCAAAACCTTTGACAAAATGTGATACCTGCTCAGATATGGATGTTACGAAGCGATCCTGTATAAGAAGATCAACATACTTGTCCCTGTTCTTACTATTAACTACAAGGTTTTTTCCACCAGGGCAGAGCTCAACCACTTTCCTCTGTCCCAATTCTTCCACCTCTCTAACAAATGTCAGTCCTAATGAGTCTGAATCAATGAAATCAGCATCCATATCCAATATTTGCTTGCAGCTAGTATACAGATAAGGATCTGCATCCCTTATATCTTCTATAGCAATATAGTTTCCCGCCAATTGCAAGAAAAACACACGATCAAAAACAATACCCACTTGCACCCTATGCATCAAAGCTAATGCAATAACTCGACCAGCGAAGCTGAAGTACTCAAGGTGCAGAGGATGTACCTTAGATGCTACAAACAAGTACACAAAGTATAAGCTAAAATCAATTATCCAGACATGCTATAATAATGATTGCAACTAATACAGGATATacagaaacataaaaaaatatttaacaccaACCATGCAACTAGCTGGGAACACAGGTTTAGAACTAAAGCATTCATGGTTGGACAGGTTACATAATGTAAATTTGAATATGTTAGTTTGAAAACCCTTTGACCTATGTATTTACATGTGATAATCAAATATGTGAATTTTTGAGTAATAGGCAAGCAAAGAGCGATTGCATCATACTCCCAAAGGTGATAAAAGGAAGCATAGATACTACAACAATAGCAACGCCTTATTGCACTAGATGAGATTGACTACATGGATCACACAACATCATCTAGTTTGGTTAAAGACCAAGGTTTCAAAGATATTATTTACCATAAGATCCCTCTCAAAAACTTCCGAGTTCCAATGTTCTTCTTggtctccttctcctcctcttcATAGGACTAAGACTCATGCAATCTACTTCCAAGTTCCAATGTTCCTCCGATGCCTCCTTTCTACATGTCCAAACCACCTTAAtcaattttttgtcatttttcctTCAATTGGGGCTACACCAAGCTCTCTTTGTATATAATCATTTCATAGGTTGTCTTTTCGTGTATGACCACACATTCATCTTAACATTCTCATTTTTGCCATAAAGTCTAACATTCACTACCAAGTTAATTGTATAGATGTATGATAAAATTTGCCTTTAAGTTTAACCCCCAATGCATTTCTACATTTTAACCATCTTGCTTGTATCCTACGTGTGGCATTCTCATTAATTTCTCCATCTCATTAATTTCTCCATCATTTTGTAGTATTATCCCAAATACTTAAACTTAGAAACACATGACATCTTCTCTCATTTTTACCTCCAAGTCATATTTCTCATCTCTTACTATAATTGCAATGCATATACTCCATCTTACTCCTACTCAAGTGAAAACCCTTTGTTTTCAATGTCTGTCTCCAAAGTTTAAGATTGACTACTCCCCTTGATTCCTCAAGAAAAACTATATCATCCACAAAAAACATGCAATTAGGGATAGTCTTTTTTATGTCCCTAGTAAAAGCACATCCAAGACCAGATTAAACAATTAAAGACTTAAGGCTAAGCCTTGATGTAGTTCTATCCCTAAAGGAAAATCATTAGTCTTGCCTCTTAGACTCACACTAGTAGTTACCCCATAATACATGTCTTGTATAGCCAAATATAATTCATGTGAACACCTTGTTTTCCAAAGTCTTCCACAACACTTGTGTTGGCACTCAATCATAAGATTTTTCCAAGTCAATATATGTAAAGTTTCTTTCTTTGCTTCAGTACCTTTGTCTGTGTTGTATGTGTGCTGTCCTGTCCTATATTTTATTAAGACATTAGCTATGTTGTGTCACGTTTAGTGTCTACGTCAATGTCCACACTAAAGTATAGTCCCCTGCACAGCCAAATAAATTGAAGCATAGTGGGCCTACATTACAAGCCAATGGAAATCATCCAAGGATTTTGAAAATAGcagaatatttaatttatgaaaaactaataagattcataaataaataacatgaacTTAATCTAAACTGTGTGGGTGTTAACACTAGGATCATTTTGGAAAAACAAGATCATATTAAGCCTCAACATGTTTTATAATCCTAATGAagattattttgtaaatattgtACAAGTATTTTCATATAAGAAAAATGCAAGCCTTGGTCAAACATTTTCCACTCAATAGCATTCCAAATACATAGCAAACAGCAGaggtattgaaaaaaaaaaaaatcaatcagaatTCCAGGAGAAACTTACCAGGATTAGGGAAAAATCTCCTTCGATCATTTGGGCAAGCGACGAAAAGAGCATTTTGTGGATTGAATATTGCTTGGCATACCAGAAGAAACCACTCCCTTAATACACCTGGGCCAGTAGCTTCCTCATTTTTGAATTCCATAAACAGGCCAGCATGCAGGGAGTCAGGCTCAGCACGTGCGATGTATTCAAAAGACTCAGTCAATAACTGAGACCTGTCAATAAGCATCTCATGTAACTCCTCATAGTCCTCTTTTACCTCTGGGAACATCATCATGGCCAAATGCCTTCTAGACTCAAAATTGGTTACATACCTATGCTCCAGAATCCACTGATGCTCATCAGTTCTCTTCGCATATCGAACTATCAGCAGACATAGCACACTTCTTTGCCGCGTCAAAACACCCCAAAGCTTTTCTTCAGCACCATCATAAAGCTTTGAAATTTGATACAACTCCTTCAAGATGGAAAGATAATGAGACCAAGCAGGATAAAGATTATCCCCCTCCATCATTTCCTGGCCAGCCAAACTCTGGTCCATTTTTTGAAGGCACTGATCAATTTTGTTCAACAACTGAACGTACAAACCATGAAGATATTCAATCTCTTCTGTGAGCTTGTGGTGTTTGTCTTGAGCCATAGAATCCTTGACAGCCTGTTGCTCCTTAATTCCAGTCCTCAAAGGCAGTAAGAATGCAGAAAAATCCCCAACATCGTTTGACAAAGGCCCTGCGGCCGAGGGGGACACAATACTCAAGTCCAGATCCCTCAACAAGCTGTTAGCAAGCTCACAAACAAAGGGGAAAATATCCTGAATCAAAACCAGCCCCTTAACATTATCCGAACCGGAACCATAGGAAACTCCAGCAGTTTCCAACAAGGACCCAAAAGTACTACGACAAAAGAGATACAAAGGGTCGTGAGACCCCACTCTCCTAAGCAATTTACAAAACTCCAACACCACACGCGCACACTGGCCGTGCAATGCCTTGGACAAAATATTGCGACAGGAACTCAAAAAGTGTCTAACAGAGGAATCAGCACAGTCCTTGTTACCTGCGTAAGGGGACACATAGAGCATAACAAGCACAGCGGGGGCAGAAGAAGACATGAAAATCTGAAAGTAGCCAGAGGCAGAGTCGTTGTCAATTCTGGGAGTCATGTTCAAGTAACTGGTCATCAAACCCTTGACGGTTTTCAAGGCATCGTGAACCGTCTCGCCGCGGCAAAGACGGTAAACGAGAGAAACCATGTCGTTGATAACTTGCCAGGCTTGAGGGTGTTCGGTACTGCGCATACGGCCAACTAATTGAAGGTTGGCGTCGTTTTGAATGAAACACTCGGCAAGAGTCTGTTCCCACTGGAGCTGTTTCCCGCGATAAATTAACCTCTGCTCGAACAATGGGATTCCCTTCATGCTTTGGATACGCTCGTGAATCGATTTGACCGTGTCTTCGGGGAAGGCTTGCATCACAATCGTGTTTCCGGCAGACATCATTCGCACGAAGAACTGGATGTGCGATCGCTGCTGCTGCTGCAAGGAGGAGCAGCCGCCGGCgtcggaggaggaggaggaggaggaggcggaCCAGGAATTCACCGCCTTGGCCTCGTCTTTCCGCATCCTCACGCAGACTAAGTCCGAGAAATCCTCGTCGTCTTCATCGTCGAAT contains:
- the LOC114420219 gene encoding E3 ubiquitin-protein ligase UPL5-like isoform X1, translated to MSVIDTPAVHHRSGGATDHRHPSKRKFDDEDDEDFSDLVCVRMRKDEAKAVNSWSASSSSSSSDAGGCSSLQQQQRSHIQFFVRMMSAGNTIVMQAFPEDTVKSIHERIQSMKGIPLFEQRLIYRGKQLQWEQTLAECFIQNDANLQLVGRMRSTEHPQAWQVINDMVSLVYRLCRGETVHDALKTVKGLMTSYLNMTPRIDNDSASGYFQIFMSSSAPAVLVMLYVSPYAGNKDCADSSVRHFLSSCRNILSKALHGQCARVVLEFCKLLRRVGSHDPLYLFCRSTFGSLLETAGVSYGSGSDNVKGLVLIQDIFPFVCELANSLLRDLDLSIVSPSAAGPLSNDVGDFSAFLLPLRTGIKEQQAVKDSMAQDKHHKLTEEIEYLHGLYVQLLNKIDQCLQKMDQSLAGQEMMEGDNLYPAWSHYLSILKELYQISKLYDGAEEKLWGVLTRQRSVLCLLIVRYAKRTDEHQWILEHRYVTNFESRRHLAMMMFPEVKEDYEELHEMLIDRSQLLTESFEYIARAEPDSLHAGLFMEFKNEEATGPGVLREWFLLVCQAIFNPQNALFVACPNDRRRFFPNPASKVHPLHLEYFSFAGRVIALALMHRVQVGIVFDRVFFLQLAGNYIAIEDIRDADPYLYTSCKQILDMDADFIDSDSLGLTFVREVEELGQRKVVELCPGGKNLVVNSKNRDKYVDLLIQDRFVTSISEQVSHFVKGFADILSNSKLQQYFFQSLDLEDLDWMLHGSEDTISVEDWKAHTEYNGYKETDIQISWFWEIVGRMTADQRKVLLFFWTSVKYLPVEGFRGLASRLYIYRSLEPGDRLPSSHTCFFRLCFPAYSSMAVMKDRLEVITQEHIGCSFGTW
- the LOC114420219 gene encoding E3 ubiquitin-protein ligase UPL5-like isoform X2 → MSVIDTPAVHHRSGGATDHRHPSKRKFDDEDDEDFSDLVCVRMRKDEAKAVNSWSASSSSSSSDAGGCSSLQQQQRSHIQFFVRMMSAGNTIVMQAFPEDTVKSIHERIQSMKGIPLFEQRLIYRGKQLQWEQTLAECFIQNDANLQLVGRMRSTEHPQAWQVINDMVSLVYRLCRGETVHDALKTVKGLMTSYLNMTPRIDNDSASGYFQIFMSSSAPAVLVMLYVSPYAGNKDCADSSVRHFLSSCRNILSKALHGQCARVVLEFCKLLRRVGSHDPLYLFCRSTFGSLLETAGVSYGSGSDNVKGLVLIQDIFPFVCELANSLLRDLDLSIVSPSAAGPLSNDVGDFSAFLLPLRTGIKEQQAVKDSMAQDKHHKLTEEIEYLHGLYVQLLNKIDQCLQKMDQSLAGQEMMEGDNLYPAWSHYLSILKELYQISKLYDGAEEKLWGVLTRQRSVLCLLIVRYAKRTDEHQWILEHRYVTNFESRRHLAMMMFPEVKEDYEELHEMLIDRSQLLTESFEYIARAEPDSLHAGLFMEFKNEEATGPGVLREWFLLVCQAIFNPQNALFVACPNDRRRFFPNPASKVHPLHLEYFSFAGRVIALALMHRVQVGIVFDRVFFLQLAGNYIAIEDIRDADPYLYTSCKQILDMDADFIDSDSLGLTFVREVEELGQRKVVELCPGGKNLVVNSKNRDKYVDLLIQDRFVTSISEQVSHFVKGFADILSNSKLQQYFFQSLDLEDLDWMLHGSEDTISVEDWKAHTEYNGYKETDIQISWFWEKTSLWWLLIMFPICPRELFSICTALGIHFFPDLVSNRADCWKNDSRSKEGSFILLDICKIFTS